The proteins below are encoded in one region of Ferruginibacter lapsinanis:
- a CDS encoding glycoside hydrolase family 28 protein produces the protein MIKISNKVLPYFSRKMIFPLMFLLISAFSATAQKKDLAWYTANAPFKMPVVATPVFSDKVFSIKDFGAVSDGQTLNTTAFEKTIAACATAGGGKVVVPAGLWLTGPIQLKSNINLEVQRGAIILFTKDHSQYPIIKASNTSTNYQPASPIYGYDLKNIAITGEGIIDGGGDSWRPVKKGKTTEAQWKGLLASGGVLSKDGGLWWPSKEAMEGEDFVKQLKLKTAKPLAADYLPARDYLRPHLLFLVNCENILVEGVTIRNSPKFLFYPSKCINLTIQHANFYNEWWAQNGDAIDISACENVVVYDCNVSAGDDAICMKSSRGKSDLSDAFNLQNILIAGCNVYNGHGGFVIGSNTDGGMRNIFVTDCNFIGTDIGIRVKSNAGRGGVVKDIYICNIYMKDILHEAISFDTYYEDVPAGTVKDTIRTIRDKTPMFSDFHLSNIYCNGAEIAVSITGLPEMPITKLMFDNVVISAKKGFEASDATQLNLKSVKIITPESPIYTLNNVKGFYITDGYFPVDAKVFIKADAKSSDIKVLSTDLRNIKGALEFAAKK, from the coding sequence ATGATAAAAATATCCAATAAAGTACTGCCGTATTTCTCAAGAAAAATGATTTTCCCCCTTATGTTTTTGCTGATATCGGCCTTTAGTGCAACTGCACAGAAAAAAGATCTGGCATGGTATACAGCAAATGCTCCTTTTAAAATGCCCGTGGTAGCTACTCCCGTTTTCTCAGACAAAGTGTTTTCTATAAAAGATTTTGGTGCAGTAAGTGATGGACAAACTTTAAATACCACAGCATTTGAAAAAACCATTGCAGCATGTGCAACGGCTGGTGGAGGTAAAGTAGTGGTACCCGCTGGTCTATGGCTCACAGGTCCTATACAGCTTAAGAGTAATATTAACCTTGAGGTTCAAAGAGGAGCCATTATACTTTTTACAAAAGATCATTCACAATATCCAATCATTAAAGCTTCTAACACCAGCACTAATTATCAACCAGCATCTCCTATTTATGGATATGATCTGAAAAATATTGCTATTACCGGAGAAGGTATCATTGATGGAGGGGGCGATAGTTGGAGGCCAGTAAAAAAAGGCAAGACAACCGAAGCCCAATGGAAAGGGTTATTAGCATCCGGTGGTGTTCTGAGTAAAGATGGCGGATTATGGTGGCCAAGTAAAGAGGCAATGGAGGGGGAAGATTTTGTAAAACAATTAAAGCTAAAAACAGCTAAGCCGCTTGCCGCTGATTATTTACCTGCAAGAGATTACCTGAGACCTCATCTGTTGTTTTTGGTTAATTGCGAAAATATATTGGTAGAAGGCGTAACCATCAGAAATTCTCCTAAGTTTTTATTTTATCCAAGTAAATGTATAAACCTTACGATTCAGCATGCTAATTTCTATAATGAGTGGTGGGCCCAAAATGGTGATGCAATAGATATCAGTGCCTGTGAAAATGTAGTGGTATATGATTGTAATGTGAGTGCAGGAGATGATGCGATCTGTATGAAAAGTAGTAGAGGTAAAAGCGACTTGAGTGATGCATTTAATTTGCAGAATATTTTAATTGCCGGTTGTAATGTATATAATGGTCATGGTGGTTTTGTTATTGGTAGCAATACAGATGGCGGCATGAGAAATATTTTTGTAACGGATTGTAATTTTATTGGAACAGATATTGGTATACGTGTTAAAAGTAATGCTGGCAGAGGTGGTGTTGTAAAGGATATTTATATCTGCAATATTTACATGAAAGATATCTTACACGAAGCCATTTCTTTTGATACTTATTATGAAGATGTTCCTGCAGGAACAGTAAAAGATACAATACGTACTATAAGAGATAAAACACCTATGTTCAGTGATTTTCATCTGAGCAATATATATTGTAATGGAGCAGAAATAGCTGTAAGCATTACAGGGTTGCCTGAAATGCCCATTACTAAACTGATGTTTGATAATGTTGTTATTAGTGCTAAGAAAGGATTTGAGGCTTCAGATGCGACTCAGCTTAATTTGAAATCGGTGAAGATAATCACACCTGAAAGCCCTATATATACATTGAATAATGTAAAAGGATTCTATATAACTGATGGTTATTTCCCTGTTGATGCCAAAG
- a CDS encoding cold-shock protein — protein sequence MDTKNQGTVKFFNAEKGFGFIKHDDSNKETFVHVSGLLSDIKEGDKVEFDLQEGKKGMNAVNVKLV from the coding sequence ATGGACACAAAAAATCAAGGAACCGTAAAATTTTTCAACGCAGAAAAAGGCTTCGGTTTTATCAAGCATGATGACTCTAACAAAGAAACCTTTGTACACGTAAGTGGTTTACTAAGCGATATCAAAGAAGGCGATAAAGTTGAGTTTGATTTGCAAGAAGGTAAAAAAGGTATGAATGCCGTTAACGTTAAATTAGTTTAA